In the Acinetobacter sp. ANC 7912 genome, one interval contains:
- a CDS encoding GNAT family N-acetyltransferase, whose amino-acid sequence MKELELFDHVVLNKSNIRLIPLSFEHESGLMEACKDGQLWKLRVTSTPHYSEVHQYIETALIQKQEGTRYPFVVIEENSGKILGTTSYHDVLLNVKRLEIGYTWYAKSVQRTHVNTTCKLLLLQFAFEQLNIETVGLRTDIFNIKSQRAIERLGAKKDGIIRGHALRKDGTTRDTVMYSIIKSEWTNIKAHLIDLLDNY is encoded by the coding sequence GTGAAAGAATTAGAATTATTTGATCATGTTGTTTTGAATAAAAGTAATATCCGTTTAATTCCCTTATCTTTTGAACATGAAAGTGGGCTTATGGAAGCATGTAAAGATGGTCAGCTATGGAAGTTAAGAGTGACATCAACACCACATTATTCTGAGGTTCATCAATATATTGAAACAGCTCTAATACAAAAACAGGAAGGTACACGTTATCCATTTGTTGTCATTGAAGAAAACTCTGGGAAAATTCTAGGTACAACTAGTTATCATGATGTTCTTTTGAACGTGAAACGCTTAGAAATAGGTTATACCTGGTATGCAAAATCAGTGCAGCGTACGCATGTCAATACGACATGTAAGTTGCTATTACTACAATTTGCTTTTGAACAGTTAAATATTGAGACGGTTGGACTTCGCACTGATATTTTTAATATTAAAAGTCAGCGAGCAATTGAAAGATTGGGCGCAAAAAAGGATGGGATAATTAGAGGTCATGCTTTACGTAAAGATGGTACAACTCGAGATACCGTAATGTACAGTATTATCAAAAGTGAATGGACTAACATAAAAGCACATCTAATTGATTTATTAGATAATTATTAA
- a CDS encoding type II toxin-antitoxin system RelB/DinJ family antitoxin has product MSAVNFNMRLEAELKEQVTPILEDYGLTMPQAFKLFLNQIVKTKAIPLSFDYAREPALTPKAAAKLLQSLKEIENGEYTEYETVEEAIKAMSEEAHG; this is encoded by the coding sequence ATGTCCGCAGTCAATTTCAATATGCGCTTAGAAGCAGAGTTAAAAGAACAAGTTACCCCTATTTTGGAAGACTATGGTTTGACTATGCCTCAAGCATTCAAACTGTTCTTGAATCAAATCGTTAAAACTAAAGCGATTCCTTTGTCTTTTGACTATGCACGAGAACCTGCTTTAACTCCTAAAGCAGCAGCCAAGTTACTTCAATCTTTAAAAGAGATTGAAAATGGCGAGTACACCGAGTACGAAACGGTAGAAGAAGCGATTAAAGCTATGTCGGAAGAAGCACATGGCTAA